One genomic region from Populus nigra chromosome 8, ddPopNigr1.1, whole genome shotgun sequence encodes:
- the LOC133700424 gene encoding cytochrome P450 78A3-like, whose amino-acid sequence METQIDSFWVLALVSKCKAFSSLDPIFLLLSLFLAWLAIALCYWVYPGGPAWGKYWLKRATCSKAKMIPGPRGFPVIGSMNLMVNLAHHKLAAAAKTLKAKRLMAFSMGETRVIITCNPDVAKDILNSSVFADRPVKESAYQLMFNRAIGFAPYGVYWRTLRRIAATHLLCPKQISSTEPQRLDIASQMVSVMACQGGDYFRVRDILRKASLNNMMCSVFGRKYDLGTSNNEIEELGGLVDEGYDLLGKLNWSDHLPWLANFDLQKIRFRCSNLVPKVNRFVNRVIQEHREGQSGQRRNDFVDVLLSLHGPDKLSDHDMVAVLWEMIFRGTDTVAVLIEWILARMILHPDIQSKVHDELDQVAGRSRPLMEADIRSMVYLPAVVKEVLRLHPPGPLLSWARLAITDTDVDGYDVPAGTTAMVNMWAITRDPQVWVDPLKFSPERFFSKEVTADVEFSVSGSDLRLAPFGSGRRTCPGRTLGLATVSFWVGSLLHEFEWVRCGHEPVDLSEVLRLSCEMAKPLTVKVNPRRR is encoded by the exons ATGGAAACACAAATAGACAGCTTTTGGGTATTGGCTCTAGTTTCCAAATGCAAAGCCTTTTCTTCTCTAGACCCcatcttccttcttctttctcttttcttggcTTGGCTAGCCATTGCTTTGTGCTACTGGGTTTACCCTGGAGGCCCTGCCTGGGGCAAATATTGGCTCAAAAGAGCAACCTGCTCGAAAGCCAAGATGATTCCAGGACCTAGAGGGTTTCCAGTGATAGGAAGCATGAACCTCATGGTAAACTTGGCTCACCACAAGCTTGCTGCTGCAGCCAAGACTCTTAAAGCAAAAAGACTCATGGCTTTTAGCATGGGAGAGACTAGGGTTATTATCACATGCAATCCTGATGTAGCCAAAGACATCTTGAACAGTTCAGTATTTGCTGATCGTCCAGTTAAAGAGTCTGCCTATCAGCTCATGTTTAATAGAGCTATTGGTTTTGCTCCCTATGGTGTTTATTGGAGAACTCTAAGGAGAATTGCAGCAACCCATCTTCTTTGTCCTAAACAAATCAGCTCTACAGAGCCACAGAGACTCGATATTGCTTCTCAAATGGTATCAGTAATGGCATGTCAAGGTGGAGATTACTTTCGTGTTCGAGACATACTGAGGAAAGCTTCACTGAACAACATGATGTGCTCAGTTTTTGGTCGTAAATATGATCTAGGCACATCAAATAATGAAATCGAGGAACTTGGAGGACTTGTTGATGAAGGTTATGATCTTCTAGGGAAGCTTAACTGGTCTGATCATCTACCTTGGCTTGCAAATTTCGACCTTCAAAAAATCAGGTTCAGGTGCTCCAATTTGGTTCCTAAAGTGAACCGGTTTGTGAACCGGGTTATTCAAGAACATAGAGAGGGCCAAAGTGGCCAAAGAAGAAATGACTTTGTTGATGTTCTGCTCTCTCTTCATGGACCGGACAAGTTATCAGACCATGACATGGTTGCTGTTCTTTGG GAGATGATTTTTAGAGGAACAGATACGGTGGCAGTTCTGATAGAGTGGATACTAGCGAGGATGATACTTCACCCTGATATCCAATCAAAGGTGCATGATGAGCTTGATCAAGTTGCGGGAAGATCAAGGCCGTTGATGGAAGCAGACATACGATCAATGGTTTACCTGCCGGCGGTTGTGAAAGAGGTTCTAAGGTTACACCCACCGGGGCCACTCTTGTCATGGGCGCGTTTAGCAATCACGGACACTGATGTTGATGGATATGATGTGCCAGCGGGGACCACAGCTATGGTTAATATGTGGGCCATAACAAGGGACCCGCAAGTTTGGGTGGACCCACTAAAGTTCTCGCCCGAGAGATTTTTTAGCAAGGAAGTCACTGCTGACGTGGAGTTCTCTGTGTCAGGGTCTGACCTCAGGCTGGCTCCATTCGGGTCGGGTCGTAGGACTTGCCCGGGAAGGACACTGGGTTTGGCCACCGTTAGCTTCTGGGTTGGGAGTTTGTTGCATGAGTTTGAGTGGGTGCGGTGTGGCCATGAGCCGGTGGACCTCTCTGAAGTGTTGAGGTTGTCTTGTGAAATGGCCAAACCACTCACAGTCAAGGTGAATCCAAGGAGAAGATGA
- the LOC133701978 gene encoding methionine gamma-lyase-like: MAETKNQQGFVFAGKKRSSTGQDGDDDCIVANKKATLSTGMPSTQEDPAAALATSRHEFGEHGGVNMSTEASATFTVMEPETMRRMFSSELGPDRDFFIYSRHFNPTVLNLGRQMAALEGTEAAYCTWRTHGGIKDSLWRDPCITHPFLPRACNVTTTFVDINDYEMVKNAIVEEQTKVLCFESMSNPTLMVANIPELNRIAHDKGVAVVVDNTFAPMVLSPARLGGDVVVHSISRFISGGADIIAGTLKN, encoded by the exons ATGGCTGAAACCAAGAACCAACAAGGCTTTGTTTTTGCTGGCAAGAAAAGATCATCAACAGGGcaagatggtgatgatgattgTATTGTTGCCAATAAGAAAGCAACGTTATCTACAGGCATGCCTTCCACGCAGGAGGATCCAGCCGCAGCATTAGCTACCTCAAGGCATGAATTTGGTGAACATGGTGGTGTTAACATGTCCACTGAGGCCTCTGCCACCTTCACTGTCATGGAGCCCGAAACCATGCGCCGTATGTTTTCCAGCGAGCTTGGTCCTGACCGTGACTTCTTCATATACAGCCGACACTTTAATCCCACCGTTTTAAATCTTGGCCGTCAGATGGCTGCTCTTGAAGGCACTGAGGCTGCCTATTGTACA TGGAGGACGCATGGTGGCATCAAGGACTCTCTATGGAGGGATCCATGCATTACTCACCCATTCTTACCAAGGGCGTGTAACGTAACGACAACATTTGTGGACATCAATGATTACGAGATGGTGAAAAATGCAATAGTTGAAGAACAGACGAAAGTTTTGTGTTTTGAGTCCATGTCTAACCCAACTTTGATGGTTGCTAACATCCCTGAACTGAATAGAATAGCCCATGATAAAGGGGTCGCGGTTGTTGTGGACAACACTTTTGCTCCAATGGTTCTGTCCCCAGCTAgacttggaggtgatgtggttGTGCATAGCATCTCCAGGTTTATTAGCGGCGGAGCTGATATCATTGCAGGTACTTTGAAAAACTGA
- the LOC133700501 gene encoding mediator of RNA polymerase II transcription subunit 10b-like → MDSSQNTVLGSGGNGMLATPLNDTAAAVDDPKQNLNQVIDSIQKTLGQLHQLYLTVSSFNTASQLPLLQRLNGLVTELDNMVKLSERCNIQVPMEVLNLIDDGKNPDEFTRGVINSCITKNQVTKGKTDGFKSLRKHLLEELEQTFPDEVESYREIRAMSAAEAKRLAQSQSSLPNGDVKVKPEH, encoded by the exons ATGGATTCGTCGCAGAATACAGTGTTGGGGAGTGGAGGTAATGGAATGTTGGCCACACCATTGAATGATACAGCAGCAGCAGTGGATGATCCGAAGCAGAATTTGAACCAAGTTATTGATTCCATACAGAAGACTCTTGGTCAACTCCATCAGCTTTACCTAACAGTCTCTTCATTCAACACTGCTTCACAGCTTCCTCTTCTACAGAGACT CAATGGTCTTGTTACCGAGCTGGACAATATGGTTAAATTGTCTGAAAGGTGCAACATTCAGGTTCCTATGGAGGTCTTGAA TTTGATTGATGATGGGAAGAATCCAGATGAATTCACAAGGGGTGTTATAAATAGCTGCATTACAAAAAACCAAGTCACCAAAGGCAAAACTGATGGCTTCAAG AGTTTACGCAAGCATCTATTGGAGGAACTTGAACAGACTTTTCCAGATGAAGTTGAATCATACAGGGAGATACGTGCAATGTCTGCTGCT GAAGCAAAACGGCTTGCTCAATCACAAAGCTCATTACCCAACGGAGATGTGAAGGTAAAACCAGAGCATTAA